From a region of the Ficedula albicollis isolate OC2 chromosome 1A, FicAlb1.5, whole genome shotgun sequence genome:
- the IFNG gene encoding interferon gamma has translation MAFQTYSLFVLSVIVISFGHIESRLNLLQLQNDIDKLKADFNSSHSDVADGGPIFTEKLSSWTERNEKRIILSQIISMYLKMLENTDRSKAHVRNIAEELHTLKESLSDGSKKIEDLKDLTKLQMGDLKIQRKAVNELFSVLQKLGDTSSSHKRKRSQFQRLCKC, from the exons ATGGCTTTCCAAACCTACAGCTTGTTTGTTCTGTCTGTCATCGTGATTTCTTTTGGACATATTGAAAGTAGATTGAATCTTCTTCAACTCCAAAATGATATAGACAAACTGAAAGCTGATTTT aaCTCAAGTCATTCTGATGTAGCTGATGGTGGACCTATTTTTACAGAGAAGCTGTCAAGCTGGACAGAG agaaatgaaaaaaggatCATCCTGAGTCAGATTATTTCCATGTACTTGAAAATGCTTGAAAACACTGACAGGTCAAAGGCTCATGTTAGGAATATAGCTGAGGAGCTCCATACTCTGAAAGAAAGCCTTTCTGATGGCTCAAAGAAGATAGAAGATCTCAAGGACCTGACAAAACTTCAG ATGGGTGACTTGAAAATTCAGCGCAAGGCTGTGAATGAGCTCTTCAGCGTCTTACAAAAACTGGGGGATACCTCAAGTtctcacaaaagaaaaagaagccagTTTCAGAGGCTCTGCAAATGCTAA